The Cydia amplana chromosome 19, ilCydAmpl1.1, whole genome shotgun sequence genome includes a window with the following:
- the LOC134657251 gene encoding uncharacterized protein LOC134657251 has product MNIIWCVVGLLAVLCPPASGHGRLTEPPSRASAWRFGFDTPHNYNDHELYCGGFTRQWKKNEGKCGVCGDAWDSPVPRAHELGGRFGKGVIVRRYAPQDPITIKVELTANHNGFFEFRVCEEPKATTQECLDKNVLKIDGRDGTKYYPRDGNKVYEMKYRLPEGLECAHCVLQWRYIAGNNWGTCENGTGLVGCGPQEEFRACADIAIGDRFATTTRRPRPSYVPPGRRPTVPAPEESTSSSAWYGVVVAVVALLVAVSVLAGFYLYYYRGGMRIKSFLKKTPPPAPVPPPRHKRTSLSREHPPELTSPKVATISDSGFETVDLRAK; this is encoded by the coding sequence ATAATATGGTGCGTGGTGGGGTTGCTAGCAGTGCTCTGCCCCCCAGCCAGCGGGCACGGGCGCCTCACTGAGCCCCCCTCCCGCGCCAGCGCGTGGCGGTTCGGCTTCGACACCCCCCACAACTACAACGACCACGAGCTGTACTGCGGCGGTTTCACCCGCCAGTGGAAGAAGAACGAGGGGAAGTGCGGCGTCTGCGGGGACGCCTGGGACTCCCCCGTGCCCCGCGCCCACGAGCTCGGCGGACGCTTCGGGAAAGGCGTCATCGTACGAAGATACGCCCCTCAAGACCCCATCACGATCAAGGTCGAACTAACAGCCAACCATAACGGCTTCTTCGAATTCAGAGTCTGCGAGGAGCCTAAAGCCACCACCCAGGAATGCTTAGACAAAAACGTCCTAAAAATCGACGGGAGAGACGGCACCAAATACTACCCGCGCGACGGAAATAAAGTTTACGAGATGAAATACCGCTTGCCGGAGGGCCTGGAATGCGCGCACTGCGTGTTGCAATGGCGGTATATAGCCGGAAATAACTGGGGTACCTGCGAGAACGGGACCGGGTTAGTGGGTTGCGGGCCGCAGGAGGAATTCAGAGCTTGTGCGGACATCGCTATTGGAGATCGTTTCGCTACTACTACAAGAAGGCCGAGGCCGAGCTACGTGCCGCCTGGCAGACGGCCAACCGTGCCCGCGCCGGAAGAAAGCACGTCCAGCAGCGCGTGGTACGGCGTCGTTGTGGCTGTCGTCGCGCTGCTCGTCGCTGTGTCCGTCCTCGCCGGCTTCTACCTGTACTACTACAGAGGAGGCATGAGAATCAAAAGCTTCTTAAAGAAAACCCCTCCGCCCGCGCCTGTCCCGCCCCCACGACACAAGCGAACCTCCCTTTCAAGAGAACACCCACCAGAACTGACCTCACCTAAAGTAGCCACCATCTCCGACTCAGGCTTCGAGACAGTAGATCTCAGAGCGAAGTAG